In Hyphomicrobiales bacterium, the sequence CGCTGCGTGACCGCGTCGAGGTCCGAGCCGAACTGGGCGAAGGCGGCCATCTCGCGATACTGGGCGAGCTCGCCCTTGATCTTGCCGGCGACCTTCTTCGTCGCCTTGGTCTGGGCCGACGAGCCGACGCGCGACACCGAGAGGCCGACGTTCACCGCCGGGCGGATGCCCTGGTAGAACAGGTCCGTCTCCAGGAAAATCTGGCCGTCGGTGATCGAGATCACGTTGGTCGGGATGTAGGCGGACACGTCGTTCGCCTGCGTCTCGATGACCGGCAGCGCCGTCAGCGAGCCAAGGCCGGCGGCCTCGCCCATCTTCGCCGCGCGCTCGAGCAGGCGGGAGTGGAGATAGAACACGTCGCCCGGATAGGCTTCGCGGCCCGGCGGGCGGCGCAGCAGCAGCGACATCTGGCGGTAGGCGACGGCCTGCTTGGAGAGGTCGTCATAGATGATGACGGCGTGCATGCCGTTGTCGCGGAAATACTCGCCCATGGCGCAGCCGGCGAAAGGCGCCAGGAACTGCATCGGGGCCGCGTCGGAGGCGGTGGCCGCCACGACGATCGAGTACTCCAGAGCGCCGCGCTCTTCGAGCACCTTCACGAACTGGGCGACGGTCGAGCGCTTCTGGCCGACGGCGACGTAGACGCAGTAGAGCTTCTGGCTCTCGGGAGCGCCTTCGCCGTTCAGCGACTTCTGGTTCAGGATCGTGTCGAGCGCGACGGCGGTCTTGCCGGTCTGGCGGTCGCCGATGATGAGCTCGCGCTGGCCGCGGCCGATCGGGATCAGGGCGTCGATCGCCTTGAGGCCGGTCGCCATCGGCTCGTGTACCGACTTGCGCGGGATGATGCCGGGCGCCTTGACGTCGACGCGGGCGCGGGTCTTGGCCTTGATCGGGCCCTTGCCGTCGATCGGGTTGCCGAGCGCGTCGACGACGCGGCCGAGCAGCTCCTTGCCGACCGGAACGTCGACGATGGCGCCGGTGCGCTTGACGGTCTGGCCTTCCTTGATCTCGCGGTCGGAGCCGAAGATCACGACGCCGACGTTGTCGCTCTCGAGGTTGAGCGCCATGCCGCGCACACCGGACTCGAACTCGACCATCTCACCGGCCTGGACCTTGTCGAGGCCGTAGACGCGGGCGATGCCGTCACCGACGGAGAGCACCTGGCCGACTTCGGTGACCGAAGCTTCCGACCCGAAATTCGAGATCTGGGCCTTCAGGATGGCGGAGATTTCAGCGGGGCGGATGTCCATCAGCCGACCTCTTTCATGGCAAGACGAATTGAATTGAGCTTGGTTTTCAGCGAGGCGTCGACCATGCGGGAGCCCATCTTGACGATGAGCCCGCCGATCAGGGTCGGGTCTATCTTGATCGCGACGTCGACATCCTTGCCGGCGACGCCCTTCAGCGCCGCACGGATCTCGTCGACGCGCTTGGCCGTCGGTTGCTCGGCGACAGTCACCTCGGCGGAGACGATGCCCTTGGCCTCGGCGACCAGACGCTTGTAACCGGCGATCATGCCCGGCAGTGCAAAGAGACGGCGCTTGCTGGCGACCAGCCCGATGAAATTGGCGGCGATGCCGGCGATGCCGGCCTTTTCGAGCACGGCCTTGATCGCAGCGACCTGCTCCTCGGCGGTGAAGGCCGGGCTCTCGATCAGGCGGGTCAGGTCCTCGCTCTCGGCGAGCAGGCCGTTGAAGGAGTCCAGAGCAGCCGCGACGGTGTCGATCGCACCCGCCTCCTCAGCCAGCTCGAACAGAGCGGTGGCATAGCGCTGAGCTACGCCCGACACCAATGTCCCCTGCGATCCGCCTTCAGCCACGCTTCCCGTCTCTCGTTTCAAGGAACCGCACCGGCGACCCTCAGAACGAAGGTGGAGTGCATGGTTCCGGCGCTGCGAGTATCATAGGCGCGAAGCCGGCAAGACGACTTCGCGACCGAAATGTGGCGGTGCACTAGCATGCGGTTCCGGACCGCGCAATCGCTGATTGCCCATCATAAGCGGCGATTTTGCCACGGGTTTCTGCAATTGAATGGATTCGAGGGTTCGCCGGGTTTTCATGAAAGCGCGGGTCATCCCGGACGGAGCGAAGCGAAGATCCGGGATCCATGCCTGAACCTGCGCCGGAAACGCTCCGGCATGGATCCCGGGCCAAGCCCGGGATGACGGCATGTTTCCCAGCGAAATCAGCAATCTCTACAGAAAGCTCTGCGGGTCGACGTCGATCGCGACCCTGACCGAGCCCTTGGGCCGGGGCGCCCGTTTCAGCCAGCCGCGCAGGTA encodes:
- the atpA gene encoding ATP synthase F1 complex subunit alpha, coding for MDIRPAEISAILKAQISNFGSEASVTEVGQVLSVGDGIARVYGLDKVQAGEMVEFESGVRGMALNLESDNVGVVIFGSDREIKEGQTVKRTGAIVDVPVGKELLGRVVDALGNPIDGKGPIKAKTRARVDVKAPGIIPRKSVHEPMATGLKAIDALIPIGRGQRELIIGDRQTGKTAVALDTILNQKSLNGEGAPESQKLYCVYVAVGQKRSTVAQFVKVLEERGALEYSIVVAATASDAAPMQFLAPFAGCAMGEYFRDNGMHAVIIYDDLSKQAVAYRQMSLLLRRPPGREAYPGDVFYLHSRLLERAAKMGEAAGLGSLTALPVIETQANDVSAYIPTNVISITDGQIFLETDLFYQGIRPAVNVGLSVSRVGSSAQTKATKKVAGKIKGELAQYREMAAFAQFGSDLDAVTQRLLNRGARLTELLKQPQFSPLKMEEQVVVIYAGVNGYLDALPVNKVRAFEDGLLSLVRSKHADFLNEVGASKDLSDANAAKLKDIVAGFAKSFA
- the atpH gene encoding ATP synthase subunit delta, translated to MAEGGSQGTLVSGVAQRYATALFELAEEAGAIDTVAAALDSFNGLLAESEDLTRLIESPAFTAEEQVAAIKAVLEKAGIAGIAANFIGLVASKRRLFALPGMIAGYKRLVAEAKGIVSAEVTVAEQPTAKRVDEIRAALKGVAGKDVDVAIKIDPTLIGGLIVKMGSRMVDASLKTKLNSIRLAMKEVG
- a CDS encoding hypothetical protein (Evidence 5 : Unknown function); amino-acid sequence: MLISLGNMPSSRAWPGIHAGAFPAQVQAWIPDLRFAPSGMTRAFMKTRRTLESIQLQKPVAKSPLMMGNQRLRGPEPHASAPPHFGREVVLPASRL